A stretch of the Pangasianodon hypophthalmus isolate fPanHyp1 chromosome 28, fPanHyp1.pri, whole genome shotgun sequence genome encodes the following:
- the tmem192 gene encoding transmembrane protein 192 isoform X1, translating to MLYMKGDVTLMSNTNTDFTQSIEDDPLIDGPLISRNALESGIKRDFQKLPTTWGAGLLTVLHVVYVSVCVALAAVCWLTDTHSAECAAALNGVDSRTLVLLLKVGLWILVFLFERCVQHHHSAVRRRGYLQFYRQTAKLKHLPLLIHSGGNAAVLIVIAPSSMLDSKVKNLSVYLLLAVICVELIASVISLLVYAVHVARFNRQSPSPDVAEDEKSHTFSVTASDTHTEMGFRDGSCLEEVVEKQADLIEYLKQHNTLLSKRILTLTSQQTRD from the exons ATGCTCTACATGAAAGGAGATGTCACTCTCATG agtaacacaaacacagatttcACCCAAAGCATCGAGGACGACCCTTTGATCGATGGGCCGCTCATATCCCGGAACGCTTTGGAGTCGGGAATCAAAAGAGACTTTCAGAAACTACCAACTACATGGGGAGCCGGTTTACTGACCGTGTTGCAT GTGGTGTACGTGAGCGTGTGCGTGGCCCTGGCTGCGGTGTGTTGGTTAACCGACACGCACTCTGCAGAGTGCGCAGCGGCATTGAACGGGGTGGACTCCAGGACCCTGGTGTTGCTCTTGAAGGTGGGCCTGTGGATACTGGTCTTTCTCTTTGAGAGATGTGTGCAGCATCACCACAGCGCAGTGAGGCGGAGAGGATACCTGCAGTTTTATAGGCAAACCGCCAAACTCAAGCACCTGCCATTACTCATACACTCcggag GTAACGCTGCAGTGCTGATAGTAATCGCTCCATCCTCGATGCTGGATAGCAAAGTGAAAAATCTCTCCGTGTATCTGCTGCTCGCCGTCATCTGCGTGGAGCTAATTGCATCCGTCATAAGCCTTCTGGTGTATGCAG TGCACGTGGCAAGGTTTAACAGGCAAAGCCCGAGTCCAGACGTCGCAGAAGACGAGAAATCTCATACCTTCTCTGTCACTGCcagcgacacacacaccgagATGGGCTTCAG AGATGGCTCCTGTCTCGAAGAGGTGGTGGAGAAACAAGCAGACCTGATCGAGTATCTGAAGCAGCACAACACACTGCTGAGCAAAAGGATCCTGACGCTGACATCACAACAGACCAGAGactga
- the tmem192 gene encoding transmembrane protein 192 isoform X2, whose amino-acid sequence MDSERLLAKTSNTNTDFTQSIEDDPLIDGPLISRNALESGIKRDFQKLPTTWGAGLLTVLHVVYVSVCVALAAVCWLTDTHSAECAAALNGVDSRTLVLLLKVGLWILVFLFERCVQHHHSAVRRRGYLQFYRQTAKLKHLPLLIHSGGNAAVLIVIAPSSMLDSKVKNLSVYLLLAVICVELIASVISLLVYAVHVARFNRQSPSPDVAEDEKSHTFSVTASDTHTEMGFRDGSCLEEVVEKQADLIEYLKQHNTLLSKRILTLTSQQTRD is encoded by the exons ATGGACTCAGAACGACTCCTGGCAAAAACG agtaacacaaacacagatttcACCCAAAGCATCGAGGACGACCCTTTGATCGATGGGCCGCTCATATCCCGGAACGCTTTGGAGTCGGGAATCAAAAGAGACTTTCAGAAACTACCAACTACATGGGGAGCCGGTTTACTGACCGTGTTGCAT GTGGTGTACGTGAGCGTGTGCGTGGCCCTGGCTGCGGTGTGTTGGTTAACCGACACGCACTCTGCAGAGTGCGCAGCGGCATTGAACGGGGTGGACTCCAGGACCCTGGTGTTGCTCTTGAAGGTGGGCCTGTGGATACTGGTCTTTCTCTTTGAGAGATGTGTGCAGCATCACCACAGCGCAGTGAGGCGGAGAGGATACCTGCAGTTTTATAGGCAAACCGCCAAACTCAAGCACCTGCCATTACTCATACACTCcggag GTAACGCTGCAGTGCTGATAGTAATCGCTCCATCCTCGATGCTGGATAGCAAAGTGAAAAATCTCTCCGTGTATCTGCTGCTCGCCGTCATCTGCGTGGAGCTAATTGCATCCGTCATAAGCCTTCTGGTGTATGCAG TGCACGTGGCAAGGTTTAACAGGCAAAGCCCGAGTCCAGACGTCGCAGAAGACGAGAAATCTCATACCTTCTCTGTCACTGCcagcgacacacacaccgagATGGGCTTCAG AGATGGCTCCTGTCTCGAAGAGGTGGTGGAGAAACAAGCAGACCTGATCGAGTATCTGAAGCAGCACAACACACTGCTGAGCAAAAGGATCCTGACGCTGACATCACAACAGACCAGAGactga
- the apela gene encoding apelin receptor early endogenous ligand: MRFFHPLFILLLLLTVLMLVSAQKPGCKHNFLNLRRKYRRHHCPHKRCLPLHSRVPFP; the protein is encoded by the exons ATGAGATTCTTCCATCCTCTCTTCATCCTGTTGCTCCTGCTCACAGTGCTGATGCTGGTCAGTGCACAGAAACCAG GGTGTAAGCATA ATTTTCTGAATTTGCGGAGAAAATACAGAAGACATCACTGTCCACATAAGCGCTGTCTGCCTTTACACTCCAGAGTCCCATTTCCCTGa